The following proteins come from a genomic window of Anopheles ziemanni chromosome 3, idAnoZiCoDA_A2_x.2, whole genome shotgun sequence:
- the LOC131289189 gene encoding probable G-protein coupled receptor No18, translating to MATQLNFRAVEETAGSGGPPMGSLVEIDAGGSGAVLLTGLSSTLGTMANGGDRANGSEMGEAGSMCPKPDDTLYPSMIGVDLAVPQWEAIGTALILSLIIIITIVGNILVILSVFTYKPLRIVQNFFIVSLAVADLTVAILVLPLNVAYSLLGRWEFGIHVCKMWLTSDVLCCTASILNLCAIALDRYWAITDPINYAQKRTLERVLALIAGVWVLSLVISSPPLVGWNDWPEEFSSNFPCQLTSNPGYVIYSSFGSFFIPLAIMTIVYIEIYIATRRRLRERAQASKINTLATRSIGMVGAGAGDKEQTTVHQEHQHEPHRKHQRQHDQESISSETNNHNEHTTEHGGEVVVVGEKKASRAPMRRLGAYFGRALGGRGGDGKKKHRNHRKSGATTNDDDDGTHHRLAALHHREDDSVTDNPDNSGSGESARVAQGEQQPGAMMVVVAVASNCDIPAPAKNGSTHAGSGPMGDNPGGAREVGFDASTTELVRGSAATGPARSTSRLKQSFRKPGGINQFIEEKQKISLSKERRAARTLGIIMGVFVVCWLPFFLMYVILPFCPTCCPTNKLTNFITWLGYINSALNPIIYTIFNLDYRRAFKRLLGIKP from the coding sequence ATGGCAACTCAACTAAACTTTCGTGCCGTGGAAGAGACCGCCGGAAGTGGTGGGCCTCCCATGGGTTCGCTGGTGGAAATCGACGCTGGTGGATCGGGTGCGGTGCTACTGACTGGCCTCTCCTCGACACTGGGAACGATGGCAAACGGCGGGGATCGGGCGAACGGGTCCGAGATGGGCGAGGCGGGTTCGATGTGCCCCAAGCCGGACGACACGCTGTACCCGAGCATGATCGGCGTTGACCTGGCCGTGCCGCAATGGGAAGCGATCGGGACGGCGCTCATCCTGtcgctcatcatcatcatcacgatcGTCGGCAACATCCTGGTGATACTGAGCGTGTTCACCTACAAGCCGCTCCGGATCGTGCAGAACTTCTTCATCGTGTCGCTGGCGGTGGCCGACCTGACGGTGGCCATTCTCGTGCTACCCCTGAACGTCGCCTACTCGCTGCTCGGTCGCTGGGAGTTCGGTATTCACGTGTGCAAAATGTGGCTCACCTCGGACGTGCTGTGCTGTACCGCGTCCATCCTCAACCTGTGCGCCATCGCACTCGACCGCTACTGGGCCATCACGGACCCGATCAACTACGCCCAGAAGCGAACGCTGGAGCGGGTGTTGGCGCTGATCGCCGGCGTTTGGGTCCTGTCGCTCGTCATCAGCTCGCCGCCGCTCGTCGGCTGGAACGACTGGCCGGAGGAGTTCTCGAGCAACTTTCCCTGTCAATTAACGAGCAACCCGGGCTACGTGATCTACTCGTCGTTCGGTTCGTTCTTCATCCCGCTCGCCATCATGACGATCGTGTACATCGAAATCTACATCGCCACCCGGCGCCGGTTGCGCGAGCGAGCGCAAGCCTCCAAGATCAACACGCTGGCGACGCGCAGCATCGGCATGGTGGGGGCGGGGGCGGGAGATAAGGAACAAACCACCGTACACCAGGAGCACCAGCACGAGCCACACCGGAAGCACCAGCGACAGCACGACCAGGAGTCGATCAGTagcgaaacaaacaaccacaACGAACACACCACGGAACATGGGggcgaggtggtggtggtgggggagaAGAAGGCCAGCAGGGCACCGATGAGGCGGTTGGGGGCCTACTTCGGGCGGGCATTGGGTGGGCGTGGGGGGGATGGCAAAAAGAAGCACCGCAATCACCGGAAGTCGGGCGCGAcgacgaacgacgacgacgacggcactCACCATCGGTTGGCGGCGCTGCATCATCGCGAGGACGACTCCGTGACGGACAACCCGGACAACTCGGGGTCGGGGGAGAGTGCCCGGGTCGCACAGGGGGAGCAGCAGCCCGGtgcgatgatggtggtggtggcggtggccaGCAACTGTGATATTCCTGCCCCGGCCAAGAACGGGAGCACGCACGCCGGAAGTGGGCCGATGGGGGACAATCCCGGTGGCGCACGGGAGGTCGGCTTCGACGCGTCCACCACGGAGCTGGTGCGGGGGTCAGCAGCCACCGGCCCCGCGCGCTCCACCAGCCGCCTCAAGCAGTCGTTCCGCAAACCGGGCGGCATCAATCAGTTCATCGAGGAGAAGCAGAAGATCTCGCTGTCGAAGGAGCGACGGGCGGCGCGCACCCTCGGCATCATCATGGGCGTGTTCGTCGTGTGCTGGCTGCCGTTCTTCCTCATGTACGTCATCCTGCCCTTCTGCCCGACCTGTTGCCCCACGAACAAGTTAACTAATTTTATCACTTGGCTCGGCTACATCAACTCCGCGCTCAACCCCATTATTTATACCATATTCAATTTGGACTATCGACGTGCGTTCAAGCGGCTGCTCGGTATCAAACCATAA